The Rosa rugosa chromosome 3, drRosRugo1.1, whole genome shotgun sequence sequence TTGCAGTGATCATGGAACAGGAGGAAGGACCGAGTACGTTGTGTGTGGACATACAATTGGGAGTGTCTCAGACATTGCAGCTTTTGAAGAAAAGGATCAACTGGAGATTGGAGCTGCTGACAGCATTGGAGAAGTAGAGGAGACTCTGCTGATTCCACAGTCCAATGAAGTTGAAAGTACCATTACTACTGAAGCTTATGAAGTTGAGAATCTTCAAGCTCAAAATGAGATGACTACTCGTATGGAACTGGAGTCTGTCACTTTGGAGCCCTTGCATGCTGATAGCTTGACTGATGCTTTGACAGAGCAGGTGCGGGTTGACAAGCATTATGTGTGTGATTGCAGTGATCATGGAACAGGAGGAAGGACTGAGTACGTTGTGTGTGGACATATTGGGAGTGTCTCAGACATTGCAGCTTTTGAAGAAAAGCAGCAACTGGAGATTGGAGCTGCTGACAGCATTGGAGAAGTAGAGGTTGATCTCGAATATGAAGAAGTTGATCAACAAGCTGAAGCACCAGTTGACATTAAGGATTTGGATATGAAGGGTCAGCTAGAGATTGGAGCAGTGGGGAACATTGTAGAAGTAGATTTGGATCAAGAATATGAAAAACTGTGTGAGCATCTTCAAGCTCAAAGTGAGATATCTAGTGGTGCTGAAGTGGAGTTTGTCACTTTGGGTGCCTTGCATTGGGATAACATGAGTGCTTCGAAGGAGGGGGTGAGTGTTGATGGTTATCCTGTATTTGATTATAGTGATAACGGAACAATGTCTGACTATGAAGTGTTTGGAAATACTATGGGGAGTATCTCTGACGTTGCATCTTTTGAAGAAAAGGACCAGCCAGAGATTGAAGCAGCTGATGACATTGGAGAAATAGTGGTTGATCTCAAATATAAAGTTGATGAAGAGGCTGAAGCAAAAGTTGACAATGATGAGGCTTTGGAAGTTCATCAGGGTCTGCCAGAAACTGAATCCAAGGTTTCCATGGTGAATGTTATAGTTCTGTCTATAATGATTTCAGCATTGATTTCTGTCTTAATAGGATCCACAGCCTTCAGTTATGTGAAGAAAGGAAGCTCAACCTTGAATCTTGCTATCTCTATGTGCCAACAATCACTGCCAAATAAGCAATTGAATGCAAGTCCTGATGTGGCATGTAACACTGCTCACATTTTCCAGCACATACCCTCTTCTTGGAACTGGATTAAAGCGCCATGGCATTCCAAGCTGAGCAGCTTCCAGAAGAGTTCATCATATCGCTTGATAGGACTGCAGGCATCAACTGAAGATGAAGTCCAGGAGAAGAGAGGAGCTACGGACTCTGTCTGTCAACAACCATTGCTGACTAAAAATTTGAGTGCAAGCTCTATGCCAGCTAGCACCACGCAGAATTTTCATTTTGAAATGAAGAGCTTACAGAACAGTTCATTTTACCAAACACAAGGACTGAATGAATCATATGAAGCTGAAAGGCAGGAGAAGGGTGGCTCAGAAAGAACTTTTGAAGAGAGTCCCTGGCTCCAATTGACTCCTCAATGGGATTACTCATATGGGAGTTTTACAACAACTGAGAAAAGCATAATCAAGAATGTGAGTATAATGCCACTCCTACTTTAGATTCTTAAAATAACCTGCATGTTGTGTCTCATGGTTTGTGCCTTTATCGGTCTCCAGGGACATGGAGAATGTCAGTATATGATGGTTTTTACTACTTTGCATTCGTAACATATCCTATGTTGATATTGTTTTTCATGGTTTGTGCCTTTGTTGGTTCTCCAGGGACATGCAGATGATGAGTTAATTTCTCCTCAATGGGCTCGCCATCTTTATGGGAGTTTTACAACACAGGAGACATACCCAATCAAGAATGTGAGTATCTACAATGCTCATTCCTAGAGTAGACTCATAATGATAACCAAGTGTGTACTTTTGTTGGTTCTGCAGAGGCATAGAGATGATGAAGAGGCTGTTACTCCTCAACCTTACCATCTTTATGGGAATTTTACAACAGATTCAAATCAAGAATGTAAGTGTGTGTGTGATGCTTATTCCTACTTTGCGTTAGAAAAATAGTCGACATCAGTACATC is a genomic window containing:
- the LOC133738065 gene encoding uncharacterized protein LOC133738065, which encodes MVKSQGSGMASRAVDHPPQQARVVGGGGKPKKNSLADGRNRRALKETGNLPNIRGTEPNPCRRITRSYRAQLKAQAAEAADIIDLESSEDELRQAEQSSFGFGKVVHQTAHFHVIDLDSSEDEQSQAVKSKFASGGVAQSAEQIDVIELESSEDEQSPKESVGDHDPKCSVSMEETLLIPQSSEVESTITTEAYEVENLQAQNEMTTSVELESVTLEPLHADSLTDALTEQVWVHEHYVCDCSDHGTGGRTEYVVCGHTIGSVSDIAAFEEKDQLEIGAADSIGEVEETLLIPQSNEVESTITTEAYEVENLQAQNEMTTRMELESVTLEPLHADSLTDALTEQVRVDKHYVCDCSDHGTGGRTEYVVCGHIGSVSDIAAFEEKQQLEIGAADSIGEVEVDLEYEEVDQQAEAPVDIKDLDMKGQLEIGAVGNIVEVDLDQEYEKLCEHLQAQSEISSGAEVEFVTLGALHWDNMSASKEGVSVDGYPVFDYSDNGTMSDYEVFGNTMGSISDVASFEEKDQPEIEAADDIGEIVVDLKYKVDEEAEAKVDNDEALEVHQGLPETESKVSMVNVIVLSIMISALISVLIGSTAFSYVKKGSSTLNLAISMCQQSLPNKQLNASPDVACNTAHIFQHIPSSWNWIKAPWHSKLSSFQKSSSYRLIGLQASTEDEVQEKRGATDSVCQQPLLTKNLSASSMPASTTQNFHFEMKSLQNSSFYQTQGLNESYEAERQEKGGSERTFEESPWLQLTPQWDYSYGSFTTTEKSIIKNGHADDELISPQWARHLYGSFTTQETYPIKNRHRDDEEAVTPQPYHLYGNFTTDSNQECAAVTWR